From Anaerolineales bacterium, a single genomic window includes:
- a CDS encoding ABC transporter permease, whose amino-acid sequence MGRSPSRRSPDASPDRTLVAARGRPVALFVLLAGLMVLVLAVPVLMLLWRGLTSDPLRFLADPTVQAALRLSAWTSSLATAAALILGMPLAYLLARNRFPGRTWLEVLVDLPIVLPPAVAGIALLAAFGRRSLIGAALAQLGISLPFTTAAVVLAQVFVAAPLFIRAARIGFNSVDVQIEEAAYTEGASQWQLFRHVMFPLTGRALFAGLVLCWARALGEFGATILFAGNLPGRTQTMPLAIFIGFQQDIGIALALASILLVVSGLVLAVLRRVESEARLY is encoded by the coding sequence TTGGGCCGTAGTCCCTCCCGCCGCAGTCCGGACGCCTCGCCAGATCGCACGCTGGTCGCAGCCCGCGGCCGACCGGTGGCGCTGTTCGTCCTGTTGGCAGGCCTGATGGTCTTGGTGCTGGCGGTGCCGGTGCTGATGCTGCTCTGGCGCGGCCTGACCTCCGACCCGCTGCGATTCCTGGCGGACCCGACCGTTCAGGCCGCCCTGCGCCTGAGCGCGTGGACCTCTAGCCTGGCGACCGCTGCCGCCCTGATCCTGGGAATGCCGCTCGCCTACCTGCTGGCCCGCAATCGCTTTCCGGGGAGAACCTGGCTCGAAGTCCTGGTGGACCTTCCGATCGTCCTGCCGCCGGCGGTGGCGGGCATCGCTCTGCTGGCCGCCTTTGGGCGGCGCAGCCTGATCGGAGCGGCGTTGGCACAGCTGGGGATCAGCCTGCCGTTCACGACTGCGGCCGTGGTGCTGGCCCAGGTCTTCGTGGCCGCGCCATTGTTCATTCGCGCCGCCCGCATCGGGTTCAACAGTGTGGATGTGCAGATTGAGGAGGCCGCCTACACGGAAGGCGCCAGCCAGTGGCAGCTGTTCCGGCACGTCATGTTCCCGCTGACCGGGCGGGCGCTGTTCGCCGGATTGGTGTTGTGCTGGGCACGAGCTCTGGGGGAGTTTGGCGCCACGATCTTGTTCGCCGGCAATCTGCCCGGGCGCACCCAGACCATGCCGTTGGCGATCTTCATCGGATTTCAGCAGGACATCGGCATCGCCCTGGCGCTGGCCTCGATCCTGCTCGTCGTCTCCGGTCTGGTCCTAGCCGTGCTGCGCAGGGTCGAGAGCGAGGCGCGCTTGTATTGA